ATTGTTAAAAATTAAATCTTTAAGCTTAGAAACAATAGCCTCCGATTTTTCTTCATCATCTATATCCTGCTCCATGAAAATTTCGCCAAAGAGGATCGTTACGTCCTCACCATAAAAATCAGATTTAGTAAGTCCAGTATATTTTTCAAAAAACTCTTTCCATGCCTCATTGACAAAGTACACCTTCCCTTTACTATCTATCGTTGCAAGAGGCATTGGCAGGGAATCAATAATATCTTTATAGAAAAAGGTATCATGAACAAAAAACATTATATTTTTTTCAAATTGCTCATCCATCAAAAAGCCCTCCTCTCCTTATCAATCTCTAAGTCATCCCACTTTGTTTCACTAAAATGCATTGATAGTACAAATACAACCATACTAGTTATATTCAACGCCCACACTGACACTTCATATCCATATTGACTCAGAAAAAAACCTAGAGTAATTACAATAATATAATATGAATAATAAACCATGGATGAAAACTTGTTGCTATACTCCATTATATTTAAGAGAAAAAGCAAAGATTCTATAGATGCAAATAATAAAGTCATAAAAACAAATAAATTAACAAATATCATAGGCCCTAGATCTAGGTTAACCCACAGTAAAAATACTACAATTCCTCCTATTAAAAATTGTAATATAAATCTTGAAATCCACAAGTTCCAAATTATAAACGAGTTTTTCAGGGGCGATAATATAAAATATCCAAAGTAATTAACAGCAGGTTTAAAAAAAGCCCTTACCCCAAGGTTAACTAATAGCACTAAGAAAATCACACTAAATATCAGATAACTCTTTTCTCTTATCTCCAAAACTAACAAAACAAGTAAAAAAAGCAGAACAAGACTAAAGTAAACCATTGAATGTAAAATATTAATTTGGTTTCTCATAACAAGCTTGTATTGAGTAATCATTAGGAGCAAAAACCTTCTAAATGGCGATATTTTTCTTTTAAAGAGCCTAAGCCAGCTTATTTTAACAGTTGGCAGGGCTTTCTTTTTGGCTGATAATCTGACCTTTTCATAGCTAACCTGGTAAGCAGATTTTACTATCAAAGATCCTGTAAGAAGGGTTACAAGAAGCATAGGGAAAAACAAAACTGTAAGCCTGAAGGTATCTATAGGATCTTGAAGCACCAAATCTCTTATAATATCACCAGTTATAGCCAAAAAGAAAATCAAATCTATATAACCCTCGTAATTAGCAATCCAATGCACAAGCTCGGAAAGAATAACTTCCTGTCCCATTGACATGAAAAAAAGCCATAATACTATCAATAGAAAATTAAGTAACATAGCAGCATGAAAAATCCATTTTATTGATACTATTCTTACAATCAGCATTACAGTAACTATACCAATAGCCACTGGAACAATCATATAAAGATAGCTAACTATTATAATAGCTAAATAATTATACCAGGGTGTAGAGTACAAAATACCAAGCCCAATTAAAGGACCTATACCAAAAAAAAGCAAAAGAAAATTGTTAGCCATCGATAAGTACGACGATTTCAACAGCCTAAGCAAAAATAAAAACCAGGGTCTAATTGGGGTGGATAACAAAAAATTAAACTCTTCATTAAAAAACTTATCCTTGCTATCTTGAACGCTAGAAAAAAAGATAATTATCGTTACCCAAATTAATAATATCCTGGTCACTAAATGAGCCGATTCATTTTCATCCACCGGGGAAATCTCTGTCAAGTATATATTAAACAAACTATAAAAAGTAAGTATAAGGCCAGCCATTCCAAGAGCCATCAAGAGAAACAACCCTAAAGCATATTTGTAATTGCTGGTCAGCGAAGGAAATTTCCCCTTAAACATTTTTATTTCTTTTCTGAAGAGGTTCTTATAAAAATTATAATTCATTTTCAGTCAACCTCTTTATTTGAAAGTTTTTCAAGTAATTTTTTAATCCTGTTGGTCTTTTCTGTGCCTGACTCTTTGCCTGTAAGCTCTATAAATAAATCTTCTAGGTTTCTAGCTTTTCTTGATAACCTAAGCAAATTATCCGGACTTCCAAAAGCTAATAGTTTCCCGTTATGAATGATAGCTATCCTATCACAAAAACTCTGGGCACTTTCTACCATGTGAGTTGACATAAACACTGCCTTGCCTCTTTTTTTATAACCCTCAAATATTTCCTTAACAACTTTTGTACTGTGAGGATCTAAGTTTGAGGTCGGCTCATCACAAAGAAGCAAATTAGGATTATGTATAAAAGCAGATATAAGCGCAGTCTTTTGTTTCATTCCTTTTGAATACCCTTTAATAAACTCGTCCATTATATGTTCCATATCAAACAAATAAAAAAATTCTTCTATCCTGCTTTCAATATTTTCGGGAAGTTTAGTATATAAGCCGGCTATAAAGCGGACAAATTCTCTTCCTGTCAGATTATCATATAAAAAGGGATCGTCTGGTACATACCCAAGCTGTGACTTAGCATCAGAAGGACGACTTATCAAATCATAACCATCAATGTAGACTCTCCCTGATGTAGGCTTTAAAACTCCTGCAGATATCTTCAAAGTAGTTGTCTTACCCGCTCCATTAAGCCCCAAAAAACCTACTACTTCTCCCCTACCCACATCCAGGCTAAGATTTTTCACCGCTTCATTTTTGCCATATCTTTTAGTCAAACCTTTGATGGACAAAATACTATCAGTCACCTTTGTGTACACTCCATTCTATAACATCAAATATTCCTTTTTACCGGGCTTTATTTAATATTATTCTTTTCTCACTAATAATTTTCCTTTTTGTAAATCAGCAAAAACTTTGCAAATTAAAAACTAATAAAAAAGCCATCGGAAACCGACAGCTTTTTTATTAGAAAATAAAGTTAGTCACAATATTAATTAGTACATAAAAGAAACCGAAAAGCAGAGCGGTCTTAACGCTATCTGCTAACACACGATATTTAACCCTTGATCTCTCAAAGATACTTGCCCTTTTCTTAGCGGGAAAATAGTTAAACAAAAACCACAAAACAGCAAACACTGCCATCCCAGCAGCTAACCCTATCACATCACCAACCTCAACCGATATATCCAAAAATAATCTACTCCTTTAATCAGCGTGTAATATAAAAGATCCCTGTTTTTCTTAATTCTTTCCCTCCTGTAGTTTTTCCTGCAAAAGTTATTATATGAAAACCTCCCGTTTGAATTTGAGGAGTAAGATAGACTACCTTTGATGTCTTTTTTGAAACCGGATGTGACCAGGAATCAATATTATCTGGCTCATATACACAGCCATCTAATATAGCTTTTATACTGCTTTCATTTATCTTTTGATCATATTGGTTTATAGTCACCCCAAGAAGTGGGGTTTTATCTTCAAATACTGTACCCATTTCAAAATGAGGCACCATTTCTATACCCACATGCTCACTGTTGTTACTATCATTGTTACTATCTTTATTCACATTTGATTTTTCTTCAACCTCTCTAATTATTCTTAAAGTATTTTTGCCAAGGATTTTTTCTATTTCATCTTCTTTAAAACCTCTATTTATCATTTCCTGTGTTATTTTAGGATATTTCGATGCATCATCTATATCAAGAGGCATACAAGCACCATCAAAATCAGAACCAAGTCCCACATGTTCTGCTCCGATAAGTTTAACAGCATATTCTATATGATCAACAACCTTACAAGCAGTGGCATTAGATTTGTTTTCACAGAGAAAATCCCGGGCAAAATTAATCTGAATAACCCCACCATTATCAGCAAGACCGTACAGTTCATCATCAGAAAAATTTCGCCTGTGTTTGTAAACTCCACAGGCACCTGAATGACTTGCAAGCACAGGGGCATTACTAACCTTCAATACATCCCAGTAAGAGTTTTTGTGTAAATGGCTGACATCAATCACAATCCCTAGCTTATTCATCTCCTGAATGATTTTTTTACCCAAAGAGGTAAGGCCAGGCTCTACTTCTCTACCATCCAAAAGCACAGAGTTCAACCCTTCTGCAACTTGATTTGAATCATTCCAAGTAAGGCTCATCACCTTTATCGAAAGATCATTAAACTGTCTTAGAAGTTCTATCCCCTTAGTTTCATCAAGCATATCAAGGCCTTCAAAAGTAGGAACAATAGCAATCTTATCTTCTTTCGGTTTAATCTCTTCTAGCTCCTTTGCTCCATCCACTACAAGTTTTAATTTGTCAGGATTGGTTGTTACATTAAAATATATTGCATTTATCAAAGCAAGAACCCTATCTAGAACTCTACCCTGTTGATACCTTTCAGGAGCACATATTGAAAAAAAAGCAACATTAATGCCGCCTTTTGTGATTTTATCTATATCAACATGGCCATATTTTGTTTTGTTCCCCAAACCTTCACCCAGGTTAAGGTTACAAAGCCATGTATCTTGGTCTACCAGGTGAGTTATTGCATCATTATGAGTATCAACTACCAACACATTATGATGAAACTCCAAATAATCCATCCAAAAAACTCCTCCAAAAATCTTTACATAATTACCTCAATTTTATTAAAACAGCTCTTTTGCCACCTTTTACATAATACACAAAGTCAAAACATTTTTTCGCTATTAAAACTCCTTTACCTCTATCATTCAAATTTTCTATATTAAGATCTCTTTCTAAAATACTTTCCCAGTCAAAACCTTCACCTTCATCTTCAACGGTAAACTTAACAAACTTTTTGGTGATGGCAGTCGTTATAATAACATTTTTGTTCGGGTCAAATTTGTTCCCGTGTTCTCCGGCATTTACCATAACTTCATAAAGCCCAATCAATATTAACTGTATGAATTCCTCTTCTTCATATAGATGGGTTATAAGAAAACTCTCAATCTCGTCTCTTACTTCGCTTAATTCTTCTCTTATACTCTTAATCTCAAACTTCAACTTAGGCGCCCCCTCAAACATTTAACAAAATAAAACATAATCCGAGTATATCTCATCCAAAAAACAAACTATTAAGATCAATATACCAGAATTACCAAAGATTATCAATTAAAAAGTCGAAAAATTAAAAAGAAGACAATCTCCAATTAAGAATTCAAGTTGGAAACTGCCTTCTAATTTTACTTCTTTAAACACTATACTTATGTTAATAGACTTTTTGCAGTCTGAGTTAATATTACTATGAAGTTATCTTAACCTTTCCTTCCATTACATCAACCAAGAATTCTTTAAGTTTTGGCATCCCTTCTCTAATCTCACTAAGAAGAGGTTCAGAAAAACACAGCCGCAAGTTATTCTTGCCCTCTCCCCCCAAAAAGAATGTTGAACCTGCTACGTATGCCACTTTAGCCTGATCAACGCAAAGGGGTAGAGCCTTCTCACTGTCAAATTCCTCTGGTAGTATCAACCAGGTAAAAAAGCCCCCTTCAGGTTTTGTCCAAGTCGCTATATCTTTGAAGTTTTCTTCTAATAGCTCCATCGTGAGACTTGACTTGTCTTTAAGTATATCAACTGTTCTTTCAATTTGTCTTTCTATGAGGCCTCTCTTACCAAACTCCAGGATCAGATACTGACCAGGTGAGTTAGAGCACTGATCAAGAGACTGCTTAATCAAAATGATTTTATCTACTACCTTCTCATCTGCCTGAATAAACCCAATCCTAGCCCCCGGAGACAAAATCTTAGAAAAAGACCCTAGAAATATTACCCTACCTTCCTGGTCTAGCTCTTTCAGGGTTGGAAGGGTCTCACCTTTGAAACGAAGTTCCCCGTATGCATAATCTTCAAAAATAATAAAGTTATATTTAGATGCAAGATTTAAAAGAGTTTTTCGCCTCTCGAGACTTAATGTTCTGCCTGATGGGTTTTGAAAAGTTGGGATAGTATATAAAGCTTTTGGTAGATTATTTTCTTTTTCCCACTGCTTTAGTTTTTCTTCAAGCTCATCTGTGTTAAGTCCTTCTTCATCCATAGATATTGGTTCTATCTTTGCTTCATGATTTGAAAGTGTTGATATAGTCCCAAGAAATGTTGGAGCTTCTACCATAACTCTTTCGCCTCTATCAATAAACGCCTGACATACTAGATCCACTCCCTGGGACGAACCACTTGTAACAACGATATTATTCATACTAGCTTTCATATTTAGCCCTGTCTGTCGCCCTGCTATATATTCTCTAAGCTCTGAAAAACCTGGAGTAGGACTATACCCCAGGGCATCTGTCTGTTTTCTTGCCATAATATCTTCCATTATTTCTCTAGCCTCGTCAACTAAGTACATATCTTCTGCTGGAAAACCACCTGCAAAAGAAATTATATCCGGTCTTTCTGTAAGTTTAAATATCTCTGCCAGAGCCCCGCTGCTCTTTCTACCTGCAAGACTAGAATAAAAATCTTCCCAATTAACACTCACTTTAGGTCCCCCTCAATTTAATCATTTATCATGTCACTAACAACTGTATCATCAAAAGTATCATCTTTTTAAACAGAATTAATTTTTGTTATAATTTGAGCATATCGTCATTTGTAATTATTTTATACTATAATACAATAGCATTATTTTATTTTCTTGACAATAGGTATCCTTGACACCTGTTAATTTAAGTGCTATATTTTTTTAAGCTTGGTAATGTGAGGAGTGGTATTTTTGGATGCAGAAGAAATTAAAAAATTAGTAAAAGAAAAAGGGGTAGAGTTCATAAGGCTGCAGTTCACAGACATTACAGGAGTACTTAAAAACGTAGCAATAACCGCCAACCAGTTAGACAAAGCATTAGAGGGAGAGTTAATGTTTGATGGTTCTTCTATAGAAGGATTTGCCAGGATAGAAGAATCAGATATGTACCTTCGACCTGACACCAGTACTTTTATAACTTTCCCGTGGAGATCAAACGGTGTTGCTGTAGCTAGAATGATCTGTGACATTTATGGCCCTGACGAAAAACCTTTCATTGGATGTCCTAGGCACGCACTCCAAAGGGTAATAAATGAAGCAAAAGAAATGGGATATACGATGAATGTGGGACCTGAAGCAGAATTTTTCTTATTTCACACTACAGAAGACGGTGAACCTACACTGCAGACTCATGACAAGGCAGGTTATTTTGACCTGGCCCCTGTGGACCACGGCGAGGATGCAAGAAGAGACATGATTTTGAACCTGCAGCAAATGGGTTTTGAAATCGAAGCAAGTCACCATGAAGTAGCCCCGGGACAGCATGAGATCGACTTCAAATACGACACGGCTCTTTATACAGCAGATAAGATTGCAACATTCAGGTACGCTGTTAGGACTATTGCCAAAAAACACGGTCTTCATGCTACTTTTATGCCAAAACCTATATACGGAATCAATGGTTCAGGCATGCACGCAAATATGAGCCTGTTCAAAAATGGAGAAAATGCTTTTTATGATCCAAATGGTGAAGATGAGCTTAGCAATGAATGTTATTACTTCATTGGTGGACTTATCAAGCACGCCAGGGGAATGGCTGCTATCACAAACCCAACGATCAATTCTTACAAAAGGCTTGTCCCTGGCTATGAGGCTCCTGTTTATATTGCCTGGAGCGGCAAAAACAGAAGTCCGCTTATTAGAATCCCTGCCAAACGAGAAACATCAACCAGGGTAGAGCTAAGAAATCCTGATCCTGCTTGCAACCCATATCTAGCTACGGCAGTTATGTTAAAGGCAGGGCTTGATGGTATCAAAAATAAAATTGAACCTCCACCACCAACAAATTCAAATATATACGATATGACACTTGAAGAAAGAGAGAAAAATCAAATTGAAAAACTACCGGGAGATTTAAACGAAGCGCTTTTCTGTCTATCTCAGGATGAAGTTATTAAAGAAGCTCTTGGACCTCATATTTATGAGAGGTTCATACACGCGAAATCAATGGAATGGTATGACTATTCTACTAAAGTCCACCCCTGGGAAACAGATAATTACCTGACAAAGTTTTAAAAACAGTTCATTGTTGTCCTTCTTAAAACACCTGTCTGCTACCAACGTGTCGGGGGAACTTATTTGCTAAAAATCACGCAAATTAAAAGCTTATGGTAGTAGACAGGTGTTTTTAATTGCTTGGTTATGTATTTATATCATGCATTTAATTTTTCACTAAAAAGG
The Natranaerofaba carboxydovora genome window above contains:
- a CDS encoding PAS domain-containing protein, yielding MDEQFEKNIMFFVHDTFFYKDIIDSLPMPLATIDSKGKVYFVNEAWKEFFEKYTGLTKSDFYGEDVTILFGEIFMEQDIDDEEKSEAIVSKLKDLIFNNDLEEELNFEAVIDGAVNKFKVRVFTFHGTNEERDKKDKILLLEKEKKKI
- a CDS encoding ABC transporter ATP-binding protein produces the protein MTDSILSIKGLTKRYGKNEAVKNLSLDVGRGEVVGFLGLNGAGKTTTLKISAGVLKPTSGRVYIDGYDLISRPSDAKSQLGYVPDDPFLYDNLTGREFVRFIAGLYTKLPENIESRIEEFFYLFDMEHIMDEFIKGYSKGMKQKTALISAFIHNPNLLLCDEPTSNLDPHSTKVVKEIFEGYKKRGKAVFMSTHMVESAQSFCDRIAIIHNGKLLAFGSPDNLLRLSRKARNLEDLFIELTGKESGTEKTNRIKKLLEKLSNKEVD
- a CDS encoding dipeptidase, whose amino-acid sequence is MDYLEFHHNVLVVDTHNDAITHLVDQDTWLCNLNLGEGLGNKTKYGHVDIDKITKGGINVAFFSICAPERYQQGRVLDRVLALINAIYFNVTTNPDKLKLVVDGAKELEEIKPKEDKIAIVPTFEGLDMLDETKGIELLRQFNDLSIKVMSLTWNDSNQVAEGLNSVLLDGREVEPGLTSLGKKIIQEMNKLGIVIDVSHLHKNSYWDVLKVSNAPVLASHSGACGVYKHRRNFSDDELYGLADNGGVIQINFARDFLCENKSNATACKVVDHIEYAVKLIGAEHVGLGSDFDGACMPLDIDDASKYPKITQEMINRGFKEDEIEKILGKNTLRIIREVEEKSNVNKDSNNDSNNSEHVGIEMVPHFEMGTVFEDKTPLLGVTINQYDQKINESSIKAILDGCVYEPDNIDSWSHPVSKKTSKVVYLTPQIQTGGFHIITFAGKTTGGKELRKTGIFYITR
- a CDS encoding ATP-binding protein; its protein translation is MKFEIKSIREELSEVRDEIESFLITHLYEEEEFIQLILIGLYEVMVNAGEHGNKFDPNKNVIITTAITKKFVKFTVEDEGEGFDWESILERDLNIENLNDRGKGVLIAKKCFDFVYYVKGGKRAVLIKLR
- a CDS encoding PLP-dependent aminotransferase family protein → MSVNWEDFYSSLAGRKSSGALAEIFKLTERPDIISFAGGFPAEDMYLVDEAREIMEDIMARKQTDALGYSPTPGFSELREYIAGRQTGLNMKASMNNIVVTSGSSQGVDLVCQAFIDRGERVMVEAPTFLGTISTLSNHEAKIEPISMDEEGLNTDELEEKLKQWEKENNLPKALYTIPTFQNPSGRTLSLERRKTLLNLASKYNFIIFEDYAYGELRFKGETLPTLKELDQEGRVIFLGSFSKILSPGARIGFIQADEKVVDKIILIKQSLDQCSNSPGQYLILEFGKRGLIERQIERTVDILKDKSSLTMELLEENFKDIATWTKPEGGFFTWLILPEEFDSEKALPLCVDQAKVAYVAGSTFFLGGEGKNNLRLCFSEPLLSEIREGMPKLKEFLVDVMEGKVKITS
- the glnA gene encoding type I glutamate--ammonia ligase codes for the protein MDAEEIKKLVKEKGVEFIRLQFTDITGVLKNVAITANQLDKALEGELMFDGSSIEGFARIEESDMYLRPDTSTFITFPWRSNGVAVARMICDIYGPDEKPFIGCPRHALQRVINEAKEMGYTMNVGPEAEFFLFHTTEDGEPTLQTHDKAGYFDLAPVDHGEDARRDMILNLQQMGFEIEASHHEVAPGQHEIDFKYDTALYTADKIATFRYAVRTIAKKHGLHATFMPKPIYGINGSGMHANMSLFKNGENAFYDPNGEDELSNECYYFIGGLIKHARGMAAITNPTINSYKRLVPGYEAPVYIAWSGKNRSPLIRIPAKRETSTRVELRNPDPACNPYLATAVMLKAGLDGIKNKIEPPPPTNSNIYDMTLEEREKNQIEKLPGDLNEALFCLSQDEVIKEALGPHIYERFIHAKSMEWYDYSTKVHPWETDNYLTKF